Sequence from the Aspergillus nidulans FGSC A4 chromosome III genome:
GTCATCGTCCAAGATCGTGACTCTGCAAGGTTGACAAAAAATATTATCAGCCGCAGAATGAATCACCACTGACTCACCCGCAAAGCTCCTGGATTTCCATCAGCCCTTGCTCGCGACCCTAGAAATCTTCAAAATTAAGCTTAACCTGAACCGCATCTTCTCCCAtcacctcctccatcttccgcgACGAGTTCTCCGAGATAATTTTAACCCCGCACAACCCCTGCACACACTACgcccaccacaaccacccatAATGCCGAACTCGGGTCCATCCGcggaaaagaggaaagaaggaggagggaaaggaggaggaaaaggaggtcGAGGGCGAGAGCGCAAACCGCCCAGCCGCGAAGTCACGGTCTCCAAAGCTCTGAGCTTACTCCTCCGACACGCCGCGGAGCGCGAGGGTCTCAAGATCGATTCGCAGGGGTATGCGAATGTAGCGGATGTGGTATGTCTGGATTCACGCTCAAGAAGTCAAAACATAATGAGATAGGAGCGGATGGAATAGGAAGGTATTTGGGCATGCCAGCTAACGAGATGTTTACAGCTCGCATGGCGAAAGCTGAAATCGCTCAAGGTCACCTTCCCAGAAATCATAAGTGCCGTCGAGACGTCGGATAAGAAGCGGTTTGCGTTGCTATATCAACCTCCCTCCGAACAAACCGATACATTGCCAACAAAGGTCGAAGAACCGGCATCCGCTCAAGACGAACCTAtaacagcaacatcaacaggAACAGCAACAGCGACAACGGCAGCCCTGGCGGCTTCCAAGACCGACCAAACACCCGCACACTATCTTATCCGCGCAACACAAGGCCACAGCATCAAAACTGTCGAAGCAGAATCAGGCCTACTAGAAAGACTCACACTGGATAATCCCGATAAACTGCCCGAGACCGTTGTCCATGGAACATACCATTCTACATGGCCGTTAATTCTGGAATCTGGGGGGGTTAAGTGCATGGGAAGGAATCATGCGCATTTTGCTACGGGCCCTGCGGTGCAGGATGTTCTGAGTGCGATTGATTCTTCCGTTTCtagaggggaagaaggagacgagaagTCAGGTTCTGGAGCAGGATCGCATGGAATGGTTATATCTGGCATGCGTGCGGACGCAGCGGTGCTGATCTACATTGACATTCGGAGGGCGTTGGCGGGTGGGTGCCCGTTTTGGAGGAGCGAGAATGGGGTTATCCTTTCGGAAGGTATGGAGGTAAATGTGGCTACAGGCACAGGCACAGAAAAGGGTGTAATACCTGTGGAGTATTTTGATGTTGTTGTTGAACGAAGGAAGGGACTGGGCAAGATTTGGGAGGGTGGCAAGGTAATTCAGAGCTTACCGGAGGAACtgacgaagaaggggaatCCGAAAAGAAGGGGAGGCGGCGAATAGCAGAACTTGCTAAGCTGTATTTAAATAGATGCTTCGCAGTGAGCAATGTAATACCGATTTAGCCAACTATTTCGACGGTAGAGCAACAAAGCGATGACAGTGTCACAGTTAGGGCTAAGATTCGGCGTCTGTCTGCTACGCCTTTCACTCATGGCGATTGCATCCTACCATCACGTCTCAGCAATAAATCCATATGTAGTATTCAATAGGTACACAGAAGCCGTGCAATGACTCAATTTCAGGTATCACAGACAATAGTAGACCAAAATTATATACAAAGTAAACACAACCCAGTTCAAGCGCCGTTAGACTTCATCCCATCGGGAACTAATTTGACATCATATTTCAGCTCAAGCCCAGCTTGAGGGTCACCTTTGCGCTCAACAAAATCGACAATCAACGAGTCCTTTACGGCAAACACCGAGTCATTCGTCAGGTAGGGGTCCTTTCGATCGAAAATCTGCGTCGTGAGAGGCTTGTACCCGTCGTGTGTTGCCTGTACAACAAAAACATTAGTTGATACATAACATGAAGAGCCATGCCACGCTGTGCATCCTCAAACGAAGAGTTAAGGAGAGGATAAAACATACAATGATATGAATATGAGCCGGCCGGAACGGATGCCTATCCATCAACTTCAACAGCTTTCCTGCGGGCCCATCATCCGGTACGGGATACGGCGTTGGCCGCAAACAATAGAACGAGTATCGCCCATTTTCATCCGTCCTGAATTTCCCACGCAGGTTAAATTCCTCCTGATCGggatcctgctgctcatA
This genomic interval carries:
- a CDS encoding tRNA 2'-phosphotransferase (transcript_id=CADANIAT00005906); the encoded protein is MPNSGPSAEKRKEGGGKGGGKGGRGRERKPPSREVTVSKALSLLLRHAAEREGLKIDSQGYANVADVLAWRKLKSLKVTFPEIISAVETSDKKRFALLYQPPSEQTDTLPTKVEEPASAQDEPITATSTGTATATTAALAASKTDQTPAHYLIRATQGHSIKTVEAESGLLERLTLDNPDKLPETVVHGTYHSTWPLILESGGVKCMGRNHAHFATGPAVQDVLSAIDSSVSRGEEGDEKSGSGAGSHGMVISGMRADAAVLIYIDIRRALAGGCPFWRSENGVILSEGMEVNVATGTGTEKGVIPVEYFDVVVERRKGLGKIWEGGKVIQSLPEELTKKGNPKRRGGGE